One Lycium barbarum isolate Lr01 chromosome 5, ASM1917538v2, whole genome shotgun sequence genomic window carries:
- the LOC132639411 gene encoding uncharacterized protein LOC132639411: MTEQTPVVVGSTSSVEKQTTMTDPNHPYYLQPSDSLGMTLIISNGAADMVIAWLLNSVLKNIRDSVIYSKSAKELWINLEQRLYGFTEDFEFNNKKGDGAQAKTNAGITEEVQEDFAMQNEPATHGSCLSIHDSKTWIIDSGASEHMCFDSSSFSSLIAFPVSVKISLPNSFRINVTHTGSVPILHNLTLKNDQSLRRVRAFGEVKEGLYLLHPKVSSVKSLSNDSVVSIQKGSDSNSLSSLSLNPVCANDMSDVKLWHVRLGHLRFSEDSLRFMLKASDLTMLLS, from the exons ATGACTGAGCAAACCCCAGTTGTTGTTGGATCAACTTCCTCTGTTGAAAAACAAACTACTATGACTGATCCAAATCACCCTTATTATCTGCAGCCTTCAGATTCACTTGGAATGACCTTG ATTATCTCCAATGGAGCTGCTGATATGGTTATAGCATGGTTATTGAACTCAGTCTTAAAGAACATCAGGGATAGTGTTATTTATTCCAAATCAGCAAAGGAATTGTGGATCAATTTGGAACAAAG GTTGTATGGCTTTACTGAGGATTTTGAATTCAACAATAAAAAAGGAGATGGAGCACAAGCAAAAACAAATGCAGGAATAACTGAGGAAGTGCAAGAGGACTTTGCAATGCAAAATGAACCTGCTACACATG GATCTTGTTTGTCTATTCATGACTctaagacttggattatagattCAGGCGCATCAGAACACATGTGTTTTGATTCATCTTCCTTTTCATCATTAATTGCATTTCCTGTTTCAGTAAAGATCAGTCTGCCTAATTCTTTTAGGATAAATGTCACACATACAGGAAGTGTACCCATTCTACACAATCTTACTCTTAAGAAT GACCAGTCTTTGAGGAGAGTTAGAGCTTTTGGTGAAGTGAAAGAGGGACTATATCTCTTACATCCTAAAGTGTCAAGTGTTAAGAGTTTAAGCAATGACAGTGTAGTTTCAATTCAAAAAGGAAGTGATTCCAATAGTTTGTCTAGTCTTTCTTTAAATCCAGTTTGTGCCAATGATATGTCAGATGTAAAGCTTTGGCATGTTAGGCTTGGGCATTTACGCTTCTCA GAAGACAGTTTGAGGTTCATGTTAAAAGCATCAGATCTGACAATGCTCTTGAGTTAG